In one Vanacampus margaritifer isolate UIUO_Vmar chromosome 11, RoL_Vmar_1.0, whole genome shotgun sequence genomic region, the following are encoded:
- the cybrd1 gene encoding plasma membrane ascorbate-dependent reductase CYBRD1, whose translation MTMENYKLFLFTLSSACVVGILAIIFVLRWVLHFQPGLGWDGGLAEFNWHPVLNVCGFIILQALAIIVYRLPWSWKRSKLTMKIIHASLNLVAYIFAVVATVAVFDYHNLSKIPNMYSLHSWIGMVTLILYCLQLVLGFGLYLMPSTPISWRAAFMPIHVYSGLLLFTSVIAVALMGITEKLIFSLTNPKYNSSPPEAIFVNILGLFLVVFGALILWIATRQSWKRPSEQTLHSLNSKGGDEDGTRVSTVLSQLSDGTEGEAVGETRKRNNKLDDRVN comes from the exons ATGACTATGGAGAACTACAAACTTTTTCTGTTCACCTTGTCGTCTGCTTGCGTTGTGGGTATTCTCGCCATCATATTCGTTTTAAGGTGGGTCCTTCACTTTCAACCGGGTCTGGGCTGGGACGGAGGTCTGGCAGAGTTCAACTGGCATCCAGTGTTGAACGTCTGCGGATTTATCATCCTGCAGGCTCTGG CCATCATTGTATACAGACTACCATGGAGCTGGAAACGTAGCAAACTTACCATGAAGATTATCCATGCAAGCTTGAACTTGGTGGCCTACATTTTTGCAGTTGTTGCAACAGTGGCGGTTTTTGACTATCACAATCTATCTAAAATCCCCAACATGTACAGTCTGCACAGCTGGATAGGCATGGTAACTCTAATATTGTACTGTTTACAg ctagttttagggtttggCCTGTATTTGATGCCCTCCACACCTATATCCTGGAGAGCAGCCTTTATGCCCATTCATGTCTACAGTGGCCTGCTCCTTTTCACCTCCGTTATAGCAGTGGCACTCATGGGCATCACTGAGAAACTTATATTTAGCCt AACCAATCCAAAATATAACAGCTCTCCCCCAGAGGCAATATTTGTGAACATCCTGGGACTCTTTCTGGTGGTTTTTGGGGCACTAATCCTTTGGATTGCCACTCGACAGTCTTGGAAACGGCCCAGTGAGCAGACCTTGCATAGTCTGAATTCCAAAGGGGGCGATGAGGATGGCACAAGAGTGAGTACGGTCCTGTCTCAACTCTCGGATGGAACAGAGGGTGAAGCCGTTGGGGAGACCCGTAAGAGGaataataaattggatgatCGGGTCAACTGA